In Hemitrygon akajei chromosome 9, sHemAka1.3, whole genome shotgun sequence, the following are encoded in one genomic region:
- the LOC140733033 gene encoding uncharacterized protein, which produces MPFTCSDCGKGFPRSRQLKLHQQVHTSKKQITCSDCGKGFNSASQLKVHERVHTGERPFTCSDCGKRFTSQSHLQSHRSVHTGERPFTCSDCGKAFSFSSNLHRHQRVHTGEKPFTCSDCGKRFTRQSHLQSHRSVHTGERPFTCSDCGKGFSFSTNLHRHQRVHTGERSFTYSDCGKRFTSQSHLQSHRSAHTGEKPFTCSECGKGFTQSSDLLRHQSVHTGEWLFTCSNCGKGFNSLSALHRHQSVHTGKGLFTCSDCGKGFYRLSELKIHQRIHTGERPFTCSDCGKRFTWSSHLYRHQRVHTGERPFTCSVCGKGFARSSHLQRHESTHSEKKPFTCSDCGKGFSQSSDLLTHQSVHTGEWVFTCSDCGKGCISSSQLKIHQRVHTGEKPFTCSDCGKGFAQLSNLQTHQRVHTGEKPFTCSDCGKQFTQTSRLQAHQQLHTGERPFSCSECGKRFSRTSELTKHYRVHSEDTI; this is translated from the coding sequence atgccattcacttgctcagactgtgggaagggatttccaCGGTCACGTCAACTGAAGCTGCATCAACAAGTTCACACTAGTAAGAAACAaattacctgctcagactgcgggaagggattcaattCAGCATCTCAGCTGAAGGTACAtgagcgagttcatactggggagaggccgtttacttgctcagactgtgggaagcgattcactagCCAATCTCACCTGCAGTCACatcggtcagttcacactggggagaggccgtttacctgctcagactgtggaaaggcaTTCTCTTTCTCATCCAACTTAcatagacatcagcgagttcacactggggagaaaccattcacctgctcagactgtgggaagcgattcactagACAATCTCACCTGCAGTCACatcggtcagttcacactggggagaggccgtttacctgctcagactgtggaaagggattctctTTCTCAACCAACTTAcatagacatcagcgagttcacactggggagaggtcattcacctactcagactgtgggaagcgattcactagCCAATCTCACCTGCAGTCACATCGGTCAgctcacaccggggagaaaccattcacctgttcagaatgtgggaagggattcactcagtcatctgaccttctcagacaccagtcagttcacactggagagtggTTGTTCACCTGCTCAAATTGCGGGAAAGGATTCAATTCGTTATCTGCCCTTcacagacaccagtcagttcacactgggaaggggttgttcacctgctcagattgtgggaaaggattcTATCGGTTATCTGAACTGAAaatacatcagcgaattcacactggggagaggccattcacctgctcagactgtgggaagcgattcacttggtcatctcacctgtacagacaccagcgagttcacactggggagaggccattcacctgctccgtgtgtgggaAAGGGTTTGCTCgatcatcccacctacagagacacgaGTCAACTCACAGTGAgaagaaaccattcacctgctcagactgtggaaagggattttcCCAATCATCagacctactgacacaccagtcagttcacacaggagagtgggtgttcacctgctcagattgtgggaaaggATGCAtctcgtcatctcaactgaaaatacatcagcgagttcacactggggagaagccgttcacctgctcagactgtgggaagggattcgctcagttatccaacctacagacacaccagcgagttcacactggggagaaaccattcacctgctcagactgtggtaagCAATTCACTCAGACATCCAGGCTGCAAgcacaccagcaacttcacactggtgagaggccgttctcctgctctgaatgtgggaagcgattcagtcGTACATCCGAACTTACGAAACACTACCGAGTTCACAGTGAGGACACAATTTAA